A section of the Enterobacter sp. C2 genome encodes:
- a CDS encoding MFS transporter, which produces MIKSSHPLSPALIVLMSVATGLTVASNYYAQPLLDTIARAFSLSSSQAGFIVTAAQLGYAAGLLLLVPLGDMFERRSMIVVMTLLAAGGMLITATSQSLGMMILGTALTGLFSVVAQILVPLAATLATPAKRGKVVGTIMSGLLLGILLARTVAGLLANLGGWRTVYWVATVLMVVMAFALWRGLPKVKQDNHLNYFQLLGSVFSLFTHDRLLRTRAVLGCFTFANFSILWTSMAFLLAAPPFNYSEGVIGLFGLAGAAGALGARPAGSLADRGKSHLTTTWGLLLLLLSWIAIWFGHASALALIVGIVVLDLTVQGVHITNQTVIYRVKPEARNRLTAGYMTSYFIGGAAGSLISASAWQHDGWRGVCLAGSAVALINLLVWWRGYHRQSATE; this is translated from the coding sequence ATGATCAAATCCTCCCATCCGCTCAGCCCCGCGCTGATTGTGCTTATGTCCGTGGCTACCGGCCTGACCGTGGCCAGCAACTACTATGCCCAGCCCCTGCTCGATACCATCGCGCGCGCCTTTTCACTCTCCTCCAGCCAGGCCGGGTTTATCGTCACCGCCGCACAGCTCGGCTATGCGGCTGGCCTGCTGCTGCTGGTGCCGCTGGGAGATATGTTCGAGCGCCGGTCGATGATCGTGGTGATGACCCTACTCGCGGCGGGCGGGATGTTAATCACCGCCACCAGCCAGTCGCTGGGCATGATGATCCTCGGTACCGCCCTCACCGGCCTCTTTTCCGTGGTCGCGCAGATCCTTGTCCCGCTGGCGGCGACCCTCGCTACACCAGCGAAGCGCGGCAAGGTCGTCGGGACGATCATGAGCGGCCTGCTGCTGGGGATCCTGCTGGCGCGCACCGTGGCCGGGCTGCTGGCGAACCTCGGCGGCTGGCGTACGGTCTACTGGGTGGCTACCGTTCTGATGGTGGTGATGGCATTTGCCCTCTGGCGCGGCCTGCCCAAGGTCAAGCAGGACAACCACCTCAACTACTTCCAGCTGCTCGGCTCGGTCTTCTCCCTCTTTACCCATGACAGGCTGCTGCGTACCCGCGCCGTGCTGGGCTGCTTTACTTTTGCCAACTTCAGCATTCTCTGGACCTCCATGGCCTTCCTGCTGGCCGCTCCGCCCTTTAACTACTCCGAAGGGGTCATCGGCCTGTTTGGCCTGGCAGGGGCCGCAGGTGCGCTCGGTGCGCGTCCAGCGGGAAGCCTTGCCGATCGTGGCAAGTCGCACCTGACCACCACCTGGGGTCTGCTGCTACTCCTGCTGTCGTGGATTGCTATCTGGTTCGGCCACGCCTCGGCGCTGGCGTTAATTGTCGGTATTGTCGTGCTGGATCTCACGGTGCAGGGGGTACATATCACCAACCAGACGGTGATCTACCGCGTTAAGCCGGAGGCGCGTAACCGCCTCACCGCAGGCTACATGACCAGCTACTTTATCGGTGGCGCGGCCGGGTCGCTGATCTCCGCCAGCGCCTGGCAGCACGACGGCTGGCGCGGCGTCTGCCTGGCGGGCAGCGCCGTGGCGCTGATCAACCTGCTGGTCTGGTGGCGCGGCTATCACCGCCAATCGGCTACGGAGTAA
- the nrdE gene encoding class 1b ribonucleoside-diphosphate reductase subunit alpha, with the protein MATTTAERVMQTAPDYHALNAMLNLYDSSGHIQLDKDRQAVEAFHTAHVLPNTVAFASQQARLDYLVNEGYYDGSVLARYGQEFVVDLFATAHRSGFRFHTFLGAWKFYTSYTLKTFDGKRYLEHFEDRVVMVALTLAQGDEALARQLSEEMLSGRFQPATPTFLNAGKQQRGELVSCFLLRIEDNMESIGRAVNSALQLSKRGGGVAFLLSNLREAGAPIKRIENQSSGVIPVMKMLEDAFSYANQLGARQGAGAVYLHAHHPDILRFLDTKRENADEKIRIKTLSLGVVIPDVTFRLAKENAPMALFSPYDVERIYGKPFGDIAISEHYDTLVADDRIRKTTINARDFFQRLAEIQFESGYPYIMFEDTVNRANPIAGRINMSNLCSEILQVNSASTYDENLDYAQTGHDISCNLGSLNIAHTMDSPDFGRSVETAIRGLTAVSDMSHIRSVPSIEAGNAASHAIGLGQMNLHGYLAREGIAYGSEEGIDFTNLYFYTVTWHALNTSMMLARERGQRFAGFEQSRYASGDYFTHYIEESWQPKTEAVRALFARAGIVLPTREMWCQLRDDVMRYGIYNQNLQAVPPTGSISYINHATSSIHPIVSKIEIRKEGKTGRVYYPAPFMTNDNLHLYQDAYEIGPEKIIDTYAAATRHVDQGLSLTLFFPDTATTRDINRAQIYAWKRGIKTLYYIRLRQLALEGTEIEGCVSCAL; encoded by the coding sequence TTGGCAACGACAACCGCAGAACGCGTGATGCAGACCGCGCCGGACTACCATGCACTGAATGCCATGCTGAATCTCTATGATTCATCGGGCCACATTCAGTTGGATAAAGATCGTCAGGCGGTGGAGGCGTTTCACACCGCGCATGTCCTGCCGAATACCGTGGCCTTTGCCAGCCAGCAGGCGCGGCTGGACTATCTGGTGAACGAGGGCTACTACGACGGCAGCGTGCTGGCGCGCTATGGTCAGGAATTCGTGGTTGATCTCTTTGCCACCGCCCACCGCAGCGGATTTCGTTTCCACACTTTTCTGGGTGCATGGAAGTTCTACACCAGCTACACGCTAAAAACCTTCGACGGCAAGCGCTACCTGGAGCACTTCGAGGATCGGGTGGTGATGGTTGCATTAACCCTGGCCCAGGGTGACGAGGCGCTGGCGCGCCAGCTTAGCGAAGAGATGCTCTCTGGCCGTTTCCAGCCTGCAACCCCGACCTTTTTAAATGCGGGTAAGCAGCAGCGTGGGGAGCTGGTCTCCTGCTTCCTGCTGCGCATTGAAGACAATATGGAGTCGATTGGCCGGGCGGTGAACTCGGCGCTCCAGCTCTCCAAGCGCGGCGGCGGCGTCGCCTTCCTGCTGTCGAACCTGCGAGAGGCGGGCGCGCCGATCAAGCGGATTGAAAACCAGTCCTCAGGCGTCATCCCGGTAATGAAGATGCTGGAGGATGCCTTCTCCTACGCCAATCAGCTGGGCGCGCGCCAGGGGGCCGGGGCCGTCTATCTGCACGCGCACCACCCGGATATCCTGCGCTTTCTTGATACCAAGCGCGAGAACGCCGATGAGAAGATCCGCATTAAAACCCTGTCGCTGGGCGTCGTAATCCCGGATGTCACCTTCCGACTGGCGAAGGAGAACGCCCCGATGGCGCTCTTCTCCCCCTACGACGTAGAGCGCATCTACGGCAAACCCTTTGGCGATATCGCTATCAGCGAGCACTATGACACGCTGGTCGCCGACGATCGCATTCGCAAAACCACCATTAACGCCCGTGATTTCTTCCAGCGGCTGGCAGAGATCCAGTTCGAGTCGGGCTACCCGTATATTATGTTCGAGGATACGGTCAACCGCGCAAACCCGATTGCCGGGCGAATCAACATGAGCAACCTCTGCTCGGAGATTTTGCAGGTCAACAGCGCCTCGACGTATGACGAGAACCTCGACTACGCCCAAACCGGACACGACATCTCCTGCAACCTTGGCTCGCTGAACATCGCCCATACCATGGACTCGCCCGATTTTGGCCGCAGCGTAGAGACCGCCATCCGCGGACTGACGGCGGTGTCGGACATGAGCCATATTCGCTCCGTACCTTCGATTGAAGCAGGCAACGCCGCGTCGCACGCCATTGGCCTCGGGCAGATGAACCTGCACGGCTACCTGGCCCGGGAGGGCATAGCCTACGGCAGCGAAGAGGGGATCGACTTTACCAATCTCTACTTCTATACCGTAACCTGGCATGCGCTGAACACCTCCATGATGCTGGCCCGCGAACGAGGCCAGCGCTTTGCCGGATTTGAGCAGTCGCGCTACGCCAGCGGCGACTACTTTACGCACTATATTGAGGAGAGCTGGCAGCCGAAAACAGAGGCCGTGCGGGCGCTGTTTGCTCGGGCGGGCATCGTACTGCCAACGCGGGAGATGTGGTGCCAGCTGCGCGACGACGTGATGCGCTACGGCATCTACAACCAGAATTTGCAGGCCGTGCCGCCTACCGGCTCCATCTCCTACATCAACCATGCCACCTCCAGCATCCATCCCATCGTATCGAAGATTGAGATCCGCAAAGAGGGAAAAACCGGGCGCGTCTACTACCCTGCCCCCTTTATGACTAACGATAACCTTCATCTCTATCAGGATGCCTATGAGATTGGCCCCGAGAAGATCATCGACACCTATGCGGCGGCCACGCGCCATGTGGATCAGGGGCTCTCTTTAACCCTCTTCTTCCCGGATACCGCCACTACCCGCGACATTAACCGGGCGCAGATCTACGCCTGGAAGCGGGGCATCAAAACGCTGTACTACATTCGCCTGCGCCAGCTGGCGCTGGAAGGCACCGAAATTGAAGGCTGCGTGTCATGCGCGCTGTAA
- the nrdF gene encoding class 1b ribonucleoside-diphosphate reductase subunit beta — MSRLSRVSAVNWNIIQDDKDLEVWNRLTSNFWLPEKVPLSNDFPAWQTLSHAEQQLTIRVFTGLTLLDTIQNGVGAPALMADAITSHEEAVMSNISFMEAVHARSYSSIFSTLCQTSDVDAAYAWSEENAPLQRKAQIILAHYAADAPLKKKIASVFLESFLFYSGFWLPMYWSSRGKLTNTADLIRLIIRDEAVHGYYIGYKYQRGLEKVDAGEREALKNFALDLLMELYDNELAYTEALYAGTGWEEEVKAFLCYNANKALMNLGYEALFPPEMADVNPAILAALSPNADENHDFFSGSGSSYVMGKAVETEDADWDF; from the coding sequence ATGAGCCGTTTATCACGGGTTAGCGCCGTTAACTGGAACATTATTCAGGATGATAAGGATCTGGAGGTCTGGAACCGGCTGACCAGCAACTTCTGGCTACCGGAGAAGGTGCCGCTGTCGAACGATTTTCCCGCGTGGCAAACGCTAAGCCACGCCGAGCAGCAGCTGACAATCCGCGTCTTCACCGGCCTGACGCTGCTGGACACCATTCAGAACGGCGTCGGCGCACCGGCGCTGATGGCGGACGCTATTACCTCCCATGAAGAGGCGGTGATGTCCAACATCAGCTTTATGGAGGCGGTGCACGCCCGCTCCTACAGCTCGATATTCTCCACCCTCTGTCAGACCAGCGACGTAGACGCCGCCTACGCGTGGAGCGAGGAGAACGCTCCGCTCCAGCGTAAGGCGCAGATTATTCTCGCGCACTACGCCGCCGATGCGCCGCTGAAGAAGAAGATCGCCAGCGTCTTTCTGGAGTCGTTCCTCTTCTACTCTGGCTTCTGGCTGCCGATGTACTGGTCCAGCCGCGGCAAGCTGACCAACACCGCCGATCTTATCCGGCTGATCATTCGCGATGAGGCCGTGCACGGCTACTACATTGGCTATAAGTACCAGCGCGGGCTGGAAAAAGTAGATGCTGGCGAACGGGAGGCGTTGAAAAATTTCGCCCTCGATCTGCTGATGGAGCTTTACGACAATGAGCTGGCCTACACCGAGGCGCTCTACGCGGGAACCGGCTGGGAAGAGGAGGTAAAAGCCTTTCTCTGCTACAACGCCAACAAGGCGCTGATGAACCTTGGCTATGAAGCGCTGTTCCCGCCGGAGATGGCTGACGTGAACCCGGCCATCCTGGCCGCGCTGTCGCCCAACGCCGACGAAAACCATGACTTTTTCTCCGGCTCCGGCTCCTCCTACGTGATGGGCAAAGCGGTGGAAACCGAAGACGCAGACTGGGACTTTTAA
- the proV gene encoding glycine betaine/L-proline ABC transporter ATP-binding protein ProV yields MAIKLEVKNLYKIFGDNPQRAFKYIDKGLSKAQILEKTGLSLGVINASLAIEEGEIFVIMGLSGSGKSTMVRLLNRLIEPTRGQVLIDGVDIAKISDAELREVRRKKIAMVFQSFALMPHMTVLDNTAFGMELAGVPAGERQTKALDALRQVGLENYAHAYPDELSGGMRQRVGLARALAINPDILLMDEAFSALDPLIRTEMQDELVKLQSKQQRTIVFISHDLDEAMRIGDRIAIMQGGEVVQVGTPDEILNNPANDYVRTFFRGVDISQVFSAKDIARRSPVGLLRKAPGFGPRSALKLLEDEDREYGYVIERGNKFVGTVSIDSLKAALSQQQGIDAALIDSPAPVDAETPLSELLSHVGQAPCAVPVVGEEQQYVGIISKRMLLQALDREGANNG; encoded by the coding sequence ATGGCAATTAAACTCGAAGTAAAAAATCTCTATAAGATATTTGGCGACAACCCGCAGCGGGCGTTCAAATATATCGACAAGGGACTTTCGAAAGCACAGATTCTGGAAAAAACAGGGCTATCCCTTGGCGTTATCAACGCCAGTCTGGCCATTGAAGAAGGCGAGATCTTCGTCATCATGGGGCTCTCCGGTTCGGGGAAATCGACCATGGTTCGCCTTCTCAATCGCCTGATTGAACCCACCCGCGGCCAGGTGCTGATTGACGGCGTAGATATCGCCAAAATATCAGACGCCGAACTCCGTGAGGTGCGCAGGAAAAAGATTGCTATGGTTTTCCAGTCATTCGCGCTAATGCCACACATGACCGTACTGGACAATACGGCGTTTGGTATGGAATTAGCGGGAGTGCCTGCTGGCGAACGCCAGACCAAAGCGCTGGATGCGCTGCGTCAGGTGGGGCTGGAGAACTACGCCCACGCTTACCCGGATGAACTCTCCGGCGGCATGCGCCAGCGCGTTGGCCTTGCCCGCGCTCTGGCAATCAACCCCGATATTCTGCTGATGGACGAAGCGTTCTCGGCCCTCGATCCGCTGATCCGTACCGAGATGCAGGATGAGCTGGTGAAGCTCCAGTCTAAACAGCAGCGCACCATTGTCTTTATCTCCCACGATCTCGACGAAGCCATGCGTATCGGCGATCGCATCGCCATTATGCAGGGCGGCGAAGTGGTACAGGTCGGCACGCCGGATGAGATCTTAAATAACCCGGCCAACGACTACGTGCGCACCTTCTTCCGCGGCGTGGACATCAGCCAGGTGTTTAGCGCCAAGGATATTGCCCGTCGTAGCCCGGTTGGCCTGCTGCGTAAAGCCCCCGGCTTCGGCCCGCGCTCGGCGCTGAAGCTGCTGGAGGACGAGGATCGCGAATATGGCTACGTCATCGAGCGCGGCAACAAGTTTGTCGGCACGGTCTCCATCGACTCCCTGAAGGCGGCACTGAGCCAGCAGCAGGGTATCGACGCGGCGCTCATTGACTCTCCGGCTCCGGTCGACGCAGAGACGCCGCTTAGCGAACTGCTCTCCCACGTAGGCCAGGCACCCTGTGCCGTGCCGGTGGTGGGTGAAGAGCAACAGTACGTCGGCATCATCTCAAAACGGATGCTGCTGCAGGCTTTAGATCGCGAGGGGGCAAACAATGGCTGA
- the mprA gene encoding transcriptional repressor MprA has translation MDSSFTPIEQMLKFRASRYEDFPFNEILLTRLCMHMQGKLLDNRNKMLKAQGINETLFMALITLESQENHSIQPSELSCALGSSRTNATRIADELEKRGWIERRESDNDRRCLHLQLTDKGHEFLRQVLPPQHNCLHQLWSSLTVEEKEQLEQITRKLLTRLDEMDEQDVILEALR, from the coding sequence ATGGATAGTTCGTTTACGCCCATTGAACAAATGCTAAAATTTCGCGCCAGTCGCTACGAGGATTTCCCGTTTAACGAGATCCTCCTCACCCGTCTGTGCATGCACATGCAGGGGAAGCTGCTGGATAACCGCAATAAGATGCTGAAAGCTCAAGGGATTAACGAGACGTTATTTATGGCGTTAATTACGCTGGAGTCTCAGGAAAACCACAGCATTCAACCCTCTGAGCTGAGCTGTGCGCTGGGTTCGTCCCGTACTAACGCGACCCGTATCGCCGATGAACTGGAAAAGCGCGGCTGGATCGAACGTCGCGAGAGCGATAACGATCGCCGCTGCCTGCATCTGCAGCTGACCGATAAAGGTCATGAATTTTTACGTCAGGTACTGCCTCCGCAGCATAACTGCCTGCATCAGCTCTGGTCTTCGCTTACCGTTGAAGAGAAAGAGCAGCTTGAGCAGATCACCCGTAAGCTGCTTACCCGCCTGGATGAGATGGATGAACAAGACGTCATCCTTGAGGCGCTGCGCTAA
- the proX gene encoding glycine betaine/L-proline ABC transporter substrate-binding protein ProX, with the protein MRHSVLFATAFATLVSTSTFAADLPGKGMTVQPIQSTISEESFQTLLVSRALEKLGYTVNKTSEVDYNVGYTSIASGDATFTAVNWQPLHDDMYAAAGGDKKFYREGTFVSGAAQGYLIDKKTAEKYHITNIEQLKDPKIAKLFDTNGDGKADMMGCSPGWGCEAVINHQNKAFDLEKTVEVSHGNYSAMMADTIARFKEGKPIIYYTWTPYWVSDVMKPGRDVVWLQVPFSSLPGEQKDIDTKLPNGMNYGFPVNTMHIVANKAWAEKNPAAAKLFSVMKLPLADINAQNAMMHAGKASEADIQGHVDGWIKAHQQQFDGWIKEALAAQQ; encoded by the coding sequence ATGCGACATAGCGTACTTTTTGCCACAGCGTTTGCCACCCTTGTCTCAACCAGCACCTTCGCGGCGGATCTGCCGGGCAAAGGCATGACCGTCCAGCCAATCCAGAGCACCATCTCTGAAGAGTCCTTCCAGACGCTGCTGGTCAGCCGCGCCCTTGAGAAGCTCGGCTACACCGTGAACAAGACCAGCGAAGTGGACTACAACGTCGGCTACACCTCCATTGCCTCCGGTGATGCCACCTTTACCGCCGTCAACTGGCAGCCGCTGCATGACGACATGTACGCCGCCGCCGGTGGCGATAAGAAGTTCTACCGCGAAGGCACCTTTGTTTCCGGCGCGGCGCAGGGCTACCTGATTGATAAGAAAACCGCCGAGAAGTATCACATCACCAATATCGAACAGCTGAAGGATCCAAAGATCGCCAAGTTGTTCGATACCAACGGTGATGGTAAGGCCGACATGATGGGCTGTTCGCCGGGCTGGGGCTGCGAAGCGGTGATTAACCACCAGAACAAAGCCTTCGACCTGGAGAAAACCGTTGAGGTCAGCCACGGTAACTACTCCGCAATGATGGCCGACACCATTGCCCGCTTTAAAGAGGGTAAGCCGATCATCTATTACACCTGGACCCCATACTGGGTGAGTGACGTGATGAAGCCAGGCCGCGACGTCGTCTGGTTACAAGTACCCTTCTCCTCCCTGCCGGGCGAGCAGAAGGATATCGACACCAAGCTGCCGAACGGCATGAACTACGGCTTCCCGGTAAACACCATGCATATCGTTGCTAACAAAGCCTGGGCAGAGAAAAACCCGGCGGCGGCGAAGCTGTTCTCCGTGATGAAGCTGCCGCTGGCGGACATCAACGCCCAGAATGCCATGATGCACGCGGGCAAAGCCTCGGAAGCGGATATCCAGGGCCACGTCGACGGCTGGATCAAAGCCCACCAGCAGCAGTTTGACGGCTGGATCAAAGAGGCGCTGGCCGCTCAGCAGTAA
- the proW gene encoding glycine betaine/L-proline ABC transporter permease ProW: protein MADQSNPWGTTEAADAATQSAATQSTATQSADAWGAPAAAPTDGGSADWLTSAPPAPEHFNIMDPFHKTLIPLDSWVTTGIDWVVTHFRPVFQGIRVPVDYILNGFQQLLLGMPAPVAIVVFALIAWQFAGAGMGIATLVSLILIGAIGAWSQAMITLALVLTALLFCVLIGLPMGIWLARSPRAAKIIRPLLDAMQTTPAFVYLVPIVMLFGIGNVPGVVVTIIFALPPIVRLTILGINQVPEDLIEASRSFGASPRQMLFKVQLPLAMPTIMAGVNQTLMLALSMVVIASMIAVGGLGQMVLRGIGRLDMGLATVGGVGIVILAIILDRLTQAVGRDSRSRGNRRWYTSGPIGLVTRPFIK, encoded by the coding sequence ATGGCTGATCAATCTAATCCGTGGGGAACCACCGAGGCGGCAGACGCCGCAACGCAATCCGCTGCTACACAATCTACGGCAACACAGTCCGCCGACGCCTGGGGCGCTCCGGCTGCGGCACCGACCGACGGCGGCAGCGCAGACTGGCTGACCAGCGCCCCGCCTGCGCCGGAACACTTTAATATTATGGATCCGTTCCACAAGACGCTGATCCCGCTGGACAGCTGGGTCACTACCGGCATCGACTGGGTAGTCACCCACTTCCGTCCGGTGTTCCAGGGCATCCGCGTACCGGTGGACTATATTCTCAACGGCTTCCAACAGCTGCTGCTGGGTATGCCTGCCCCGGTTGCCATCGTGGTCTTCGCCCTGATCGCCTGGCAGTTTGCCGGCGCGGGCATGGGCATTGCTACCCTGGTGTCGCTGATCCTGATCGGCGCGATCGGTGCCTGGTCGCAGGCGATGATCACCCTGGCGCTGGTGCTGACCGCCCTGCTCTTCTGCGTGTTGATTGGCCTGCCGATGGGGATCTGGCTGGCACGCAGTCCACGGGCGGCGAAAATTATTCGTCCGCTGCTGGATGCGATGCAGACGACGCCGGCCTTTGTCTACCTGGTGCCGATCGTCATGCTGTTCGGGATCGGCAACGTGCCGGGCGTGGTGGTAACCATTATCTTCGCCCTGCCACCGATCGTGCGTCTGACGATCCTCGGTATTAACCAGGTGCCGGAAGATCTGATCGAAGCCTCACGCTCGTTCGGGGCCAGCCCGCGCCAGATGCTGTTTAAAGTGCAGCTGCCGCTGGCGATGCCGACCATCATGGCCGGTGTGAACCAGACGCTGATGCTCGCCCTCTCGATGGTGGTGATCGCCTCGATGATCGCCGTGGGCGGCCTCGGTCAGATGGTGCTGCGCGGTATCGGCCGCCTCGATATGGGCCTTGCCACCGTGGGCGGCGTCGGGATCGTGATCCTGGCGATCATCCTTGACCGCCTGACCCAGGCCGTGGGCCGCGACTCTCGCAGCCGGGGCAACCGCCGCTGGTATACCTCGGGTCCCATTGGGTTAGTGACGCGTCCTTTCATTAAGTAA